ccCATAACAGGAAGAGATCGGACATTCatccttctacctcctccctttCAGAGTTTAGACACAACAACTGACtggcattaatgttaaaatagggATCATAAGACtctgtggcaataagataccaaattatagaAAGACCTAAGGCCATGCAAGGCAAGGGTTAAATCATGCCTACAGGCCATCAGTCTTGCTGAATAGGTCATTTTGACACAAAATATTGTGGCTAACTCTGACGTAGCATCCTTATCttcaacatttctttcttctgactCCAAGTTTTAGACAGAGCCTTACAACTTTAACCAATTGCAAATTAAAGAATCTCTGAATCCACCTGTAACCTGTAAGTCCCACTTCAGCATATCCTGGCTTCTTGGACTGGACACCTTCCATGTGTTGACTTACATCTTTGCCTGTAACTCCTGCCTCCCTGAAATGCATAAAATTGTCATCTGACCACCTCAGGACCACTTACTCAAAGTTTCTTGGGTTTGTGTTTTTCCCAGGCTGTGGTCAGTCACATTGGCCCTGAAtaaatgtctaaaatattttacagagtttggtttttcttttaacatggcTTAGAACTCCTGAGTATCCCCAGCTCTACTTAACCTTCACGAGAAATACATTACTCTTTTAGAAGCAAgtaaaaatacaggctgggcgcagtggctcacacctgtgatcccagcacattgggaaaccaaggtgggcggatcacttgaggtcagaagttcaagaccagcctagccaacatggtaaaaccctatctctactaaaaatacaaaaattagctgggtggggtggcacacAGCTATAGTCCCatctatgcaggaggctgaggcaggatagcttgagccagggaggttgaggttgcagtgagctgggatcatgccactacactccagcctgggcgacagagcaagactctgtctcaaaaaaacaaacaaacaaaacaacaacaacaaaaaaaaacattgctaTCATTATTTAACTCCTACTCAAATGTATGTGTAGAAGAGGCAAAATTTTACCTCTGCCCTCTTAGGGTTTTTTGGCTGGACTCGAGAATTAAACTTACATtaagacaggttaacaagagaaatacatacagatttatttaatattaagtttacattatttaatataatgtatGACATAGGAGCCCTCATAAGTAAATGAAGACCCACAAAAGTGGGAAAACTTAAATGCTTTTATATTAGGATGAATAAAGACAGGCAATGGCAGAAAAGTAACCAAACTATGTGGGGAGGctaaagaagataaaaagtattttaacaagGTCTGTTTGTACAGAATTTTCTCAGTCTCAACTTCCCATTCTTGACAATAAGAATGTTGCCTTCCTTCTGGTAACGAGAGGACATCTTCTATATGGGGCTTTTATCTACTCCtttaaggaagaaaaggggaagaatCAGAGTCCCTTCTtgcacccatttttttttttaaatgtgcctttagctcaaaataatctttatgcCAAAGTGATATATTTTGGGATAGCATATTCTGCCACATATTACTGCCTGCCTGAGCCTACAGCATGTTCCAAAATATCagtgagcaataaaataaattaattcctGTGCCACCAGGGGCTGCTATTGCCGATGTAACTGTTGAAACTTGGTAGCAGCTGCATTTTTAGAATGCCTTTCAAGCAAAAGGATCCAAGTAcaaagctttattttattaactctCAAAACAACCTATTTTGTAGATAACAAAGCTGGGCATAGGCCTATTAAAAGAATTGTCTAAGGCAAGGAAACGGTAAGAAAAAGACCCTCAAGCCTTGATGCAAAGGGAAATTATAAATACCTAACTAAGCCTTCCTTGTAAACAGGTTTCCTTTCCATTGTGGCCAAATAGGTTTCCATTCTAAGTTCCATTAAGCAACTGGTCCCAGGCAAGTAATAGGTGTTTTTAATGAGGTTTTCCACctctgaaaacattaaaatattatataaaatgtgaacTGAAATGTGTGCAAACGCAAGGGCACCAAAGTTTTACAATGAGCTCTACCTGCACTCTGTCTCCATTCTACTTTCTCCAATTATGCTGTTATTAACATTCACTCTTCACTCAACTGGTCACTCAAcagattttatctttttgagacagggtctcactctgtcatccaggctgcagtacagtggcgtgatcccagcttactgcaaactcaacctccctggctcaagctatccttctgcctcagcctcctacatagatgggactacagatgtgtgccagcCCGtctagctgatttttaaaatttttttagagacagggtcccaccatGTTGCCCGGTCTgttctccacctcctgagttcaagtgatccttccaccttggcctcccaaactgctgtgattacaggtgtaagtcaccatgcccTGGCCAACAGGTATTAGTTGAGAGCTTTTGCAATCCATTCTGCTTGGCTCCAGGAGATACAGAAATATTTGACTGTCTCTGCCTTAAAGTCTTACATTCTGGTAAGGGAAAAttacatgtaaataaattattaaaatacaatgGACTAAGAATTGTTATTACTTAGTACCTAAAAATAGCTACCAGGTTTGGTGGAAGAAGATTCCATTAATTCAGCTGCAGTAGGTCAGGAGAGGCTTAATGGAGAATATCAGAATATGCTGCAGGTGAAATAACTCATCCCTATATACGGAGGCATGAAACAGAGTGAGGTGTTGAGTCCTCTGTAAATAGTATAGCAAGAATGGAACCAGGACCCTAGGgtaataaatctgaaaaaatagACAGGGCCTAGGTCACAGAGATGAAGAGTTTACATGTaatggacaattttttttttttttttttttttttttttttagacagagttttgctcttgttgcccaggctggagtgcagtggcacaatctcggctcactgcaacctctgcctcccaggttcaagtgattctcctgcctcagcctcccgagtagctgggattataggcatgcaccaccacacccagctaatttttgtatttttagtagacggggttttatcatgttggccaggctggtgtcgaactcctgacctcgggtgattcacccacctcagcctcccaagtaattttTATACTTAATCATTGGGAAGTGTAGAGAAGGAAAAATCTTTCCCCTTCCCATCTCAGGGTTCTTGGCTGGGGCTCTGTAACAAAACACAacttaacaagagaaaagcatacaaatttatttaatataagttttacatgacacaggagccttcataaggaaatgacCCAAAGAAGCACTTTGAGCCATATGATTATACGCTAAGTGGGACAAAGAGTAGTAAACTGTGAAAATATGGACTTGGTCTAGGGTGGTTAATCATGGAGAAGTGACTAGGAAGATAAGAATTAGTTTAACAAGGTTTTTTAATACAGATTTTTTATGGCCTTGATTCCCCATTTCTGGTGTTAAGAATACCTTctagctgggcacaatggctcatgcctgtaatcccagcactttgggaggctgaggaggctggattgcttgaggtcaggagttcgagaccagcctggccagtatggttgaaaccccacctctactaaaaacacaaacattagccaggtgtggtggggggcacctgtaatccctgctacttgggaggctgaagcaggagaatcacttgaacctgggaggcagaggttgcagtgagccgagatcaagatggtgccactgcactccaacctgggcgacagagcgagactgtctaagaaaaaaaagaagaaaagaaaaaagagcaccTTTCACATGTGAGTTTtatcttctgcttctgctttcaggaagaaaaaggtAAGTCAGAGTGCCCTTTATGCATCTGCTGTTTTTTAGGTGCTTTTaactcaaaataatcaataaGAGCCAGAGTAGCTTATTTGGAGTGGTGTGTTCTCAACTACTTCAGGAGTCCCTGAAGAGTTGTAAGCAGAGGAGTAATAACAAGATcagatttggggttttgtttttttctgagatagggtctcactctgccacccggTGCGGTGGTATGAGcctatctcactgcaacctcaaacttctaggctcaaaaggatcctcctgcctcagcctgtcgagtagctaggactacaggtgcacatcactgtgcccagattttttttttttttttttttttgagacaagatttcaccgtgttgcccaggctgatctcaaattcctgggctcaagctattctcctgcctcagcctcccaaagtgctgggattacaggcatgaaccaccccaACCAGCCAGATTTGAGTTCTTAAAAGATCCTTCTGTGGTGGTAGTGTGGCAAAGGAACTGGAAGAGGCCCCacttcccaacactgttgcattggatattaagtttccaatacatgaattttggagTGGACAAGGATATTCAATCCATAGCAGTTTCTTTTGATGATGTCATGTTTACCTGAGTCTTTGTTATCCATGTAATTTTGCACTGGTGTTTATGTATTTAAAGGAACAaacacgccgggcgcggtggctcacacctgtaatcccagcactttgggaggtcgaggtgggcagatcacaaggtcaggagatcaagaccatcctggctaacagggtgaaaccccgtctctactaaaaatacaaaaaattagccaggtgtggtggcgggcacctgtagtcccagctactctggaggctgaggcaggagaatggtgtgaacccgggaggcagagcttgcagtgagccgagatcgcgccactgcactccagcctgggcgacaagtgagactccatctcaaaaaaaaaaaaggaacaaacaccTCTTCCAGTCTTTATAGACTAGTTTTACAAGGAAAAGGCCTTCTCCTATTGGGTCCCTGAATTGATGGGATTGCACTCAAATGGAGTTGGAGCTGGGTCCACAGTGGGGTCCACAGTTGGGTCCACAGTTGGCAAGCTTGTTACCAGGGGCTCTAATGGGTGTGGATCCTGTCTGGTCCATGGGTGGACTGGACTGCCCCCAGGACCTTGGTCAGTAGGGCTGGTGTTGGGATGGTGGTCTGCAGACAATGGGCCTATTACCAGATGCATAGACTGGCGTGGCTTCCTCCAGTTTCCTGGTAAGCTTCCGGCTAGGTCACTGGGTGGGCCCTTGGGCAGGCAGTACTGGCCCTAACAGTAGTTAAGAGGGGCTGGAACCAAGTCACTAGGCTGCTTCAGGGTCCACAGGCAAGAGTGAAATCTGCAGGCCTGCTTCCTGGGGCATGGATAGTCATGTCACCCGCGGGTCTCTTCATGGGCAGGAttgctctcagaccacagtgaggAGGGCTGGAGCTGTGACTTACAGTTGTTTCAGGGTCTGCTATGAAACTGATGTTGGTGGGCCTGTCACCTGAGACACAAGTAGTTATGATTCCTCCAGGTCCCTAAGTAGATGGTCTAGTAGCAGGACCAAGGCCAAAGAGGGTTGTAGCCAAGTCCACAGGGAGGTAGCACCATTTTCAAGACTGGAGCTGCAACCTCGATCGATGAGTCTGCTACCTGGGTGCAGTTCTGCTGTCTCAAAACAGCCTTCCTGGATCTTGGGCTCCACAAGGGTTTCACAGTCTCCTATCTAGTTCCCAAAGTTCCCAACAGAGGTACTTTTATCTGCGGACAGGTGAAAAGCTAAAAACTATTGTTGCTGTGGGGAGATACAAGTGAGGTAGCTCCTGGTCTCCCATTTTGCTGATGTCACTCTCCTGGCTGTCTTAAATCTCTCACTTTCTTAAATCTCTCTTATTCCACAGGTTACCCTTTCATCTTCATTGCTGCTATTGTTAATTTTCTTGCAATTTATTTATAGGTCATTTGTCCTAAAGAGTTTTTCACGTTCTACATCTTATTGATTGCATCCTCAtggtactattttaaaaatatattcttctagACCAGGTGtagattacacctgtaatcccaacactttgggaggcaggtggatcacctgaggtcaggagtttgagaccagcctggccaacgtggggaaaccctgcctctactaaaaatgcaaaattagctgggcatggtggtacatgcctgtaatcccagttacttgggaggctgaggcagagaactgcttgaacctgggaggtggaggttgcaatgagtcaagatcacgccattgcactcccgcgtgggctatagagtgagactccatctcaaaaaaaaaaaaattttaattaaaaaaaaaaaaatatatatatatatatatatagcatcattctatttttttttaagtttagctTGCAATAGTAACATGAAGCAGAGGCCTAGTTTCATTaagtatattttgattttcttagttttccttgaAAGGTTTCTAGTTCACATTTACATCACATTTTACATTCATGAATACAAGAAatccttgtattttttgtaaaccCATTCATTGGTAGTTGGATCTAGGAACTTgattaagatttaattttttcttttccaggcttaattcactttatttttcttgtataaaaaccCTATGTTGTAGGCACAGCTGGAGCCTGGGTCTGCTGCACGGAGACTCTGGTGTGGGTCTTGACAAGGTGGTCAGTGAATTCCTAATAGGGAGAGTTGGTGAATACAGTCTCCTTCCAGAGGTCAGGGGTCAGGTAGCTGTAGGTCTTAGAGACGGCATCAAAGGCGGCCTTGGCGAAGTTGCCCAGGGTGGCAATGCAGCCCCGGGCTGAGGTGTAGCAGTCATCGATACGAACCATCATGAGCAGCTTCTTGGGCACAGGCTCTGAGACGATGCCAGTGCCCCTGGGTGCAGGGATGAGGTGCACCAGCACAGAGCCACAGCAGCCTGTCACCTTGCAAGGGACGGTGTGGGCCTTGCCAATCTTGTTCCCCCAATAGCCTCTGCGCACAGGGACAATGGAGAGTTTGACCAGGATGATGGCCCCACGGATGGCGGTGGCCACCTCCTTGGAGCACTTAACACCCAGGCTGACGTGGCCATTGTAGTCCCCGATAGCAACGAACGCCTTGAACCTGGTGCACTGGCCAGCACGAGTCTGCTTCTGCACCGGCATAATCTTCAAAACCTCGTCTTTGAGAGAGGCCCCCAAGAAAAAGTCAATGATCTCAGATTCCTTAATGGGCAGGGAGAACAGGTAGATCTCCTCCAGGGCCTTGATCTTCATGTCCTTGACCAAGCGGCCCAGGTTGGTGACGGGCATCCACTCCTTATCCTCGGCCTTGCCTCTGCGAGCTCCGCAGCCTTGGCCCCGGCCCCGTCCACAGCCGCAACCCCGGCCCCGGATGCCACTGCCAAAACCTCTGAGGAAGCCACCGCGGTTCCCCATCCCAGGGCCACCAGGGCCTCCGGGCCCCCCCGCTGCACCGGCGTCATCCGCCATTTGGTGTTTTCTCAGAGAAGaagaagatttaattttttttttcattcttccagCAGGATGTATATAAAGTCAGCTTGCCTCacttttttaggctgggcacagtggctcacgcctgtaatcccaacacatcaggaggccaaggcaggtgaatcacgaggccaggagttcaagaccagcctggccaacatggcaaaaccccatctctactaaaaaatacaatagccaggtgtagttgcacgaggctgtagtcccagctactcgggaggctgagtgaggcaggagaatcgcttgaacctggaaggcagaggttgcagtgagccgagatcatgctcctgcactccagcctgtatgacagagcaagactccaactcaaaaaaataaataaataaagttggcTTGCCTcactgtttaaagaaataatggggttttgctatgttgcctaggctagagttcAATGGCTAGTCACAGGCACAATCATAAGAGTGCatcctttaactcctgggctcaagccattctcttgcctgaacttcccaagtagtgggactacaggcacacatcactgtgcccagcttgccTTGCTTTTTGTATTGTGTCCCACCACATCCTGGACCCCCAAAACAACAGTCATTTATTTTGCCCACAAATttgcaatttttgtcttttttttttttttttttttttttgagatggagattcttgttgctcaagctggagtgcaatggtgtgaccttggctcactgcaacctctgcctcccaggttcaagcaattctccttcctcaccctcctaagtagctgagattacaggcatgtgccaccatgcccggctaatttttgtatttttagtagtgacggggtttcaccatgttagccaggctggtctcgaactcctgaccacaagcgatctgcctgcctcagcctcccaaagtgctgggattacaggtgtgagtcaagGCATCCGGCCTGTAACTCTTGTTAGTACTATAATAATGAAAGATTAGTTCATTCCTGTTTTTAGATAGAAAACCTGGCTGTTTACTCACATATCACAAAACTTTTCAGTTTGCCAGCACCCTCCTTTGGCTTTTCCCCTcttcccattttcatttttatttatcttccttaaaccttcaaatttttattttttactattgcCAACAATCAACCTCTTCCCATTTTTAGACAAATATTTTAACTGGGAAGGTTAGAAAGTGACAAAAATGTTAACTAGAAACCTTTCAAGGAAAATTAGGAAAATCAAAATATACTTAATGAAACAAGGCCTCTGCTTCATGTTACTATTGCAAGctaaacttaaaaaatagaatgaggccaggcatggtggctcatgcctataattccagtactttgaaaggctgaggtgggcagatcacctgaggttgggagttcgagaccagcctggccaacatggtaaaactccatctctactaaaaatacaaaattagccggccatggtggcacatgcctgtagtcccagctactcaggaggctgaggcaggagaatcacttgaacccgtggagcagaggttgcggtgagccaagattgtgccactgcactccaggctaggcgacagagcgaggctccgtcttgggggaaaaaaaaaaaaaagacgcaaaCAGTATGGCTTAGGAAAATAGGGCTTAATGGTGGTCTCAATAATAAACtaatacagagaaaaatacaaaataacaacaaacactGTCTTTGAATTGGAgtaaaacctaaaagaaataagatacatataaccccccccctttttttttttttttttttgagacagagtttcactcttgttgcccaggttggagtgaaatggcatgatcttggctcactgcaaccgccacctcccaggttcccgcgattctcctgcctcagcctccccactagctgggaatacaggtgcgtgccaccacgcccggctaattttttgtatttttagtacagatagggtttcacatgttagccaggatggtctcgatctcctgacctcaggtgatctacccgactcagcctcccaaagtactgggattacggcgtgagccacagcacctggcccctcctctcttcttttctaacCTTAGCCAGTGCCTGGCTCAGTCCTATTATTGAGGGTCTAGGACATTGTGGGCTATTCATTCTAAAGAGAACCTTCATTTGGATGGCTGACAaagtattattgttttataaaacctATTTCACAAATTATTAAGAAAACTGTATAAGGCTATTGTTATTGCCAACATTCCCACATATGCCTTATGTCTGCTTGGATCTGATAGGaaagtatttttgtttggttttgttttggaaagtattttttcaaatatagggaagt
This DNA window, taken from Macaca thibetana thibetana isolate TM-01 chromosome 13, ASM2454274v1, whole genome shotgun sequence, encodes the following:
- the LOC126933607 gene encoding 40S ribosomal protein S2-like; the encoded protein is MKKKIKSSSSLRKHQMADDAGAAGGPGGPGGPGMGNRGGFLRGFGSGIRGRGCGCGRGRGQGCGARRGKAEDKEWMPVTNLGRLVKDMKIKALEEIYLFSLPIKESEIIDFFLGASLKDEVLKIMPVQKQTRAGQCTRFKAFVAIGDYNGHVSLGVKCSKEVATAIRGAIILVKLSIVPVRRGYWGNKIGKAHTVPCKVTGCCGSVLVHLIPAPRGTGIVSEPVPKKLLMMVRIDDCYTSARGCIATLGNFAKAAFDAVSKTYSYLTPDLWKETVFTNSPY